Below is a genomic region from Methanosphaera sp. ISO3-F5.
ATGTCTGTTGATGTTCCTATTGTAGCATTAACTTTTGTTCTTAAATTTTTACCAATACCTACTGCTACTGTTTCTCTTTGATTATTGTCTGGTATTGCTATGTATCCTTTTGCCACCATTTTTCTTATATATTCAGGATTTAATTTTTCATCTTTTGCAACTTGTTTCATTGCTTCAGTAATGTTACCGTTTCTTGCTTCGGTCATTTGTGTCATTTTTATATACTCCCTTAAATTGTAATTAATTGTGTTCTACACTAAGTTATTATGGCCATAATGAACTATTATTAACTTAGTTTATAGGAGTATTTAAAGTTTTTAAGAGTTTTATTTTAAAATTTAAGTTTAATTTACAAATTAAACAGTTTATTAATTAAATTTTATTGGTGTTTTTCATTTTAATTTATTGAATGGGATATTTTTAAATTAATTTTGAATGTAAAAAAATTAGTTGATAGGGGGAGGTTAAAAGAAAAATTTTTCTTTAATAATCTGTTTCTGACCATATGTCATTCATTTTATCAAAAGCTTGGTCAGCAGTAGGAATGTTTGTCTGAGTACCTTGTGTTTCCACGATGTATGATGAAACGGTACTTGCAAATCTTCCACAAGTTTTCAAATCATTATCTCTTAGGTATAAACTTAAGAAAGCTGCCCTGTAAGAATCACCCGCACCTGTTGGATCAACTGCTTTTGTTGGAACAACTTCAATATTTATTGGGTCTTCATTTTTAGCATAAATAATACTACCTTTATCTCCAAGGGTTTGAATTACCATATTAATATCTTCTTCAAGTAAATCTTCAACAGATTTTTCTAGTAAATCACATATATGATCTATTTCATGCTCATTTCCAAAGAGTATGTTACAGTTTTTTATCATTTCTTCAAGATTTTTAGTTGTATACAAGTGTAAATCTTGTCCTGGATCAAATGATACTAATTTATTTGATTCATAAGCATATTTTCCCGCTTTAATATTGTATTCTGGATCTCCTGTTGCTAAATGAACAGCACGTGCTTGGTCAATGGCAGCTTTAGGAACAGGGCTTGTTTCATATTCCTTTGCAGCACCCCAATAAAAATAAAACATCTGTTCATCTTCAGGGTTTGTTAATACAAAAGCTGTAGGCGTATTTGCATCTTCTGAAACTATCATATCAGAAATATCAATACCTTCTTCTATCATTTCTTGTTCGTACTCACTATCCTTAAAGTCTTTACCTATGCATGATATTAAACCAACATCTAACCCCATTTTGCTCGCGACAACTGCAACATTACCTGCAGCACCACCATGTAATTTTTCCATTTTATCTACAATAGCGGATGTGTTTATTTTTGAAAATTCTTTAACTTCCATAATATAATCAAAAGCTGTGTGTCCTAAAACTAGTAAATCCACGTTTTTCATGTTATCCTCCGAAATACTCTTTAATATGGTTTCTTTTTAAGCGTGTTAAAATAAATTGTAATTAACATTGTGTTTATTATTTTGATTTGAACAAAGGCAGAATATTGTTGATAATGAAAAAATATTCTAATTTTTTGTAGTAATACTTTTTTCTATCTAAAATAATTATGCCAAGTATCCTATAATTATTATGTAATTACATAATTATACTATTTGTCATGGAAAAAAATTATTATTAAAAGCTTCAAAAATAAGATTAGGTTTTTCAAATGTTTGAACATAAAATATTTACTTATGATAATTTATTATTGGGATTATCCATTTTTTCAGGGTTACTGGTTGGAAGTATAATAACCGGTATTTGCATATATTACCATTTAGTAATTTTTGGAGTAAATATTGATGTTTTTATTGCCCCTGTTGTTGCAGGTTTTGTTGAAACATTTGTTTCAATGTACCTTAGAAAAAAATCTTCCGGAGCAATAAGTGCTATAATTTTGTTCTTCTTAACAAATGGTATAGGCTGGCTTTTCCCATCACAACCTTTAACATTTAATATATTTACTGTTGGAGGTTTTTTATTGATGTTACAGGCAGCATTTCCTTTGTTAATAAATTATTTAATAATTGGGATATTTTTAGCATTCACTTATTTATTGGGCCTTGGTGGTAGTTTTATTGGTTCAAAGTTTAAAAATCAAAATGATTCTCAGTTAACCTTTAGCGATATTGAAGATACTGCACAATTAAAATTGCCTATATTAAATTCGAAACCTAATGTTCCTATAGCAAAGTATCATGGTTTGATTTGTGTAGAGGATGTAATAGAATTTGAAGAAAAGAATAGAAAAGAACAGATTAAATATATAGGATCTAATGTTGAAAATAAAAATATATTGAAGCTTAACGATTATGCAATGTCACGTAAATATATATTACATCTTCTTGAAGAACAGGCACTTAAATTAAATGCTAATGCAATAATTGAAGTTGAATTTGAATACACAAATTATAATCAGCAAATACCTCCAGACATAATAATAGCTGCATATGGTACCGCAGTAACTATTGATGAACAATACCTTGATTAAATTATTATTAATTTTAAATTTTTTTCTATTAAAAATGAGTTATTTTAAAAAAGGGGATTAAAATGATGAGATTCTTTTTTGATTATTGTTCCCATCGTTTTCTGTCAATTAATTCTTGTTTTTTACCAGCATTCCATCCACCGGATGCACTTTCTGAATGTCCTACTTGCTGTACATATCCTGTTATACGGTCATACCATTCAACATTTTTTGTTTCTCCACAATGTGTACATGTTGACTGTAATCCTTTCATTAATGTTTTACAGTTTATACAGAAACTAAGTGCACTACTGTATGCCCAGAATCCGATATCTGTTTTTCTTGCAATTTTGTTTGTTAAGCTCATTAAACTATCTGGGTCACTGTAACTTTCTCCCATAAATGCGTGGAAGATATGTCCTCCTTGTGTTAATGGATGGTATTCTGATTCAATTTTTATTTTTTCAGGTAGGCTCATAGGTGTATCTACTGGAACGTGGCTACTGTTTGTGTAGTAAGATGCATTGCTGTCTCCGTTACATATTACTTGGTCTGGATATTTTTCTCTGTCCATGGTTGCAAATCTGTATGCGGTACTTTCTGCAGGTGTCTGGATTACTCCCCATCTTAGGCCGGTTTCACTTTTAAGTTGGTCTGCCCTATCATTTATGTGTTGTATTATTTTATGTCCTAATTTGTTTGATTCCGGATCTTCTAGACCTGCACCTGTTTGTGCTAGTAACATTTCATTTAAACCTACAAATCCGAATGATAATGTACTGTTGTCTACTTGGTAGTATGGGTCTTCGCCCATTTTTTGTGTTAGGAATGGTAGTAATTTGTAATCATTTAAGCATTTTAGTGCTCTTTCTCTTCTTATTAAAAGTACTTCTTCTACGATTTTCATGTAGTCATCTAGGTAGTCGAAGATTTCGTTTTCGTCTCTTGCATTGTATCCGATACGTGGTAGGTTCATGGTTACATATGCTAGGTTTCCTGTTCTAAGACAGTCTTTTTCCCAGTCTCCTGTCCAGTTGTCGGATAATCTGGTTCTGCATCCCATATAGTTTGCATGGTTTCCCATGTATTTTGGTAACATGTTGATGAAATATGCGGTTCCGAACTTAGCGGATAAGTAGTGTACTCTGTCAATGTCTTCTTGGAATTCTGGTGTTAAGCATTCTTTTCTTAGGTAGTATATTGTGTTTGGGAAGAGGTGTGGTTTTCCTTCTGAGTCTCCTTTGATTAGTGCTTCTGTGAATGCTCTTTGTAAAAGTCTTACTTCTTTTTCATAGTCTCCGTATACTCCTACTACTTTTCCTCCTGGTCCATATGCTGGTTCGTTTTTCAGGAAGTCTGGGACTGTGAATTCTAATCCTACGCTTGTGAATGGTACTTGTCCTCCACGTGCTGCGTATGCCATGTTGAGGTTGAATATTAGCATTTCGACGGATTGTTTGATTTTATCATATGGGAGTCCTGCTGCAAATGGTGCTACAAATACATTCCATAGACTCATTGCTTGTCCACCACTCATGTTTTGTTGTGCTGCTAGCATTATTTCTCCTGAGTGGTTCATGAGTGTTTCTATGTGATTTGGTGATCCTGCTACGCTTGTATGGTCTCCTGTTCCATCTACTTTTAGTCCGTATCTTATGAATTGTCTTAAGTCGTGTTGTAAACAGTTTATTGGTCTTCCTGCGAAGAATTCTAGGTCGTGTATGTGTACTGTTCCGTTCATGTGTGCATCGGCTAGGTGGTGTGGTAGTATGTTTAGGAGTGTGTATTGTTTTAGGGATTCGTCTGCTACGTATTTGTGTATTGTTTCTGGGTTGTGCATCATGTTTGCATTATCTTTGTTTCCGTTTTCTATTAGGCTTGTTATGTTGTATACTGGCATTCCTAGTCTTGTGTATTTTCTTCTTAGGGATTCTAGTCCGTTTTCTGTTAGTTTGGTGTTTACCATTTCTCTTATGATTGGTGCTGTTAGGTAGTCTAGTTGAAGTTTTTTGAGTTCTTTGTATACTTCGTTTGCTATTTTGTTTGCGAGTTTTGGTGTTGTTTGTGTTTCTTGTATTAATGTATTTGCTATTTTGGTTTTGTCGAATGCTTCTATTGTGTCTCTTCCTGTTCTTACTCGGAGTGTGTTATTATTGTAGTATTTGTCTGCTAGTTTGGTATTTTCTTTTTTTAGTAGTTTATATATGAGATTTTTTATTTCTTTTGTTGTTATGTTGTCATGTGCTTCTTTGGATACTTTATAGGCTATTTTTTCTGCTAGGCCTAGTGGTATGTTTATCATTATGCATGATTTTATTAGTTTTTCGTAGCTGAATTTTTCTTTTATTCCATCGTTTTTTATTACGTGGATTTCGTTTAAGTTGTATGTGTCTTGTATTGTTTCAGGATCTTTCATCATTTTAATCACATGTTTTTTTTTCTAATATTATTTTTAGTTTTTGTTAATATATAAAAATTAGTATTTTTAGTTCGTATCTATTCAAATAGTTCGTATTAAAAAGAAATAAAATGTGGGGTGGTTATTAAATAATTCATTTAGAAGAATATGTCTAATGAACTTTGTTTAGATTTGTCACTTTCAAATAAAGAATTAATAGCAGTCTCTAAAATATCAATACGCTCCACTACATAAGGACTGATAGGATAACGATGAGCTAAATCCTTTGAAATATCCAAATACTTAAGAACAGAACCTTTGGAAATACTTAAAATTAAATCATTACCACAAGTACACTGTCCTGATAATGGAATACGCCTATACTTAGCTCCACACTTCGTACAACGTACCTTCTGTCTTGAAAATGCCCTAATATTTCCTGCCATATCTGGTAAGAAGTGAGAATTAATAACACCCTCAACAACACCTTTTTGGTCAACGGATCTTAATATTTCAGCAAGACCAATTTGACTCTCAACCTTCTCAGTCATAGTCTGTAAAGTTTTATACAAACAAACTTTTGGTCCGCTATGAATCGAACTAGTTGGATGGGAATACATAATACCACTATACTGTGCATCAGTACCTAACCTACCCTCAACATTATCCACTAAATTATTAACATCAGAAGGTTTAACACCTCCCTCCTCTGTTTTATGATAAATTTCCAAAGGAATACGTTTCATACAATCAATATTATGTGATTCATCATCTATTTCCTCAGGATCAATACGAATACTTAAAACCAAAGGAGCATCCATACTACCCCCACGAGTACTAGGAAGGTATGTTTTACCAAAATTCAACAAAGCATCTAACAACAACATAACCGCATCTTCATCACTATCACAATTACGTCTTTTAGCTGAATGGAAATAAGGATGAGCATAACAACCTGAAGCTTTAGTATAACCAACAATACGACCTAAAACACCAGCTGAAGTGTGAGGAGCAAGACCTGCAACTAATTCACCAATCAAATCAGTACGTGTCTCAGCATTATAAAATGGTTCCATATCATAATATTTGATAAGCAAATCATCAATAAACTGTGAAACCTTTAACAAATAATCCCCACAACTTTCACTAACAACAATATCCTGAATTTTAATTTCAACAATTTGATTCTCATCTGTAATAGGCTTACCATAAATATCCTCAGTATAACCCATCTCCAATATTTTATCCACACTAACACTAATTTCCCTAGGAATAAAATGTGTTAACGGAAGATCAGTAGAATCATGTCTGATAGTACCATCACGATAAGTATAAACATCATGTAATGCTCTAAGAATACCCTTTTCTAATGGTTCTGGATATTTATCTTCAGAAATCAATCCTTTAACACCTTTAACAGTGTCTAAACGCCGAACTTTCACACTATCAAAAGCATCATTTAACAATTTTCCTAATTTAATATTCTTAGCAGCTGATGATTCTAACTCCGTACGAGAACCACAAACAGGACATATTGACTTGAATGAAGTAACTTTACAAGTAGGATTAGTACATTTACATTTAGCAAGCGTAACTTTAATCGTACCTTTCTTTGCAGCTTCCACGATATTACGGATATTTCCAGCATAATTTCCTATAGGGAATAATGAATGTGGAGCAGGTCTCATAAGTCTCTCCTTAGTTTTTTCAGGACGACCAACACGACCACCTATATAAGTAGGTGCTTTTGCTTTAATACTAATCTCATTAATTTGGTTTATTGCTTCTATACTTTTTGTATCTTCATCTGGAGTCAAATGTTTATTTAAAGTTTTCATTAAAGCATAAAGATTATCATTAGATATAATTAATGAATTATTATTAACATGGTGTGGAACACCAAGTACTTCCAGTATTCTTTTATGATAATCAATAGGAATACGATTAATATCTACATTGAACACTTTATCCGGACTTTCAATATATTCATAAATATAATCATGAAGTGAATTCAATTCTTCTTTGGACACATCATGATAATAAAAGGTATACTTTGGATGAAGAGGAGTTTTTGTTTTTTCGGCAATTTCAAATGCTTTTTCTGCAGAAATATCTAATTTAAGCAAATCATTTAATTCAAGTTCTTCCTTAAATCCTATACCAAAATCGTCATGAGTTTCTTTAAAATAATCAGAAACTTCAACTTCCTGTGCCCACCATTCTTCACACCATGCTGAAACATCAAGAGGAATGTTTCCCCTGAGATACTCACCAAAAGCAACTAACATATCTCCAAGGAATAAAATCTCAGAAACATCCCTTCTAATCTTGATAGCCTGTGAAACATTATTAACTTGTACAACATCACCATTTTTTAATTTAACAATAGGACCCTCAACTGAATCACACGGCACAACACAATTTCCTTTTCCAGGTTTTTCAATTTTCATCTGTGTACCAATAGCTAGAAATTCTACAATTTCCATCGTAGCAGGATGTATTGCCATTGAAGCTAAACCACTATCACGTGTCCTACCATATCTTAATCTAAAACCACCTTTAGCACCAGGATAAGACATTACAGGTCTTCCTCCAATAATATCTTCCATATATTTTGCTTTTTTCTTAGGTTTTTTAACATTTTTTTCTTTAATTTCTTCTTCTTTTTTTTCTTCCTTTTTATCAGCTTTAGGGGCTGTGAAATATTCAAGCCAACTCCAACCATCAATACCTAAAGTATTTGCATATTTAACAATTTTTCTAGATTTTTGGATAACTCCTTCAGCTATAGCGAGTAAAGCTCCTCCACGAATATGGTTGGTTTCTACGCGGGGCAAATCCCTATTTTGCACTTCAATAGCATCTGTTTGTTCACCAGTAACTTCAACAGGAATGCTACGAACAGCTTTTCTTACTTCTTCGGGAGTAGGAGAATATTGGAGGTTTGTAACTTCAGATTCATATAATTCGACTTCTTCCACATACCTTTCAATTTCATCATCAGTAGGTTTGTACCTATCATGTCCTTGAGCAATACGTATGTAATCCCCTATTAATACAGCTAATGCAGCAGCTGTACCTCCAGCACTACGAATAGGTCCAGCGAAGTAAACACCAAAACATTTTGTTCCATCAGGATTATCTTTAATTTTTACTTTAGCAATACCCTCTAAAGGTGCTGCTACAACTCCTTCCGTAAGTATTGCAAGAGCAGTACGTATTGCACTATCTGCATTTTCCTCTTGAATTTCATAATTATTTTTTTCACCAAGAACATCATCTTTTGTTGCAATTTCTTTAGCTATTTGGAATGCTACTTCTTCCCTAGACATAGTTTCTTCTAATTTTTTTATTCTTTTTGCAACTCCTTCCGGACCTACAAGCCCTTCAACACGTTCGGCAAGGTCCTTTGCTAATGGTATTTCAGGTACTAATTCCAAGTCTTTTCCTTGTTTTCTAGCTTCTCGTGCAATATCATAAAGTTCTTCTGTTTTATCTTCAAGCATTTTAAAGTAATCCATTTTTTTACCTCCTTCTTTTCAATGTTTATGCTGGCGATATTTTTTTGCTAATAATAATATATGTGAAATATTTCTCTTATCTATTTTTGTATTACTATATTATTCTCAAAAATTTTTAGTAGAAACAAATTCATATATTATAATAATAGATAAATTTTTAGACAATAAAAAATTAGGATTGGTTCAATGTTAGATAATTCACTAAATAAACAATGGAAAATAGACTTTTTTAAGGTTTTTGCAACAGAATATGATAATATTCAAGTATTTGAAAAAGCAGACAAAAAAAAGTTCGAACATTTTCCTCCTGTCATAGGAAATTTCTATGAAAAAACAGTAAGTCCTGAAGAATTAAAAAATATTTGTGAAGGAAAGCTAAAAATAAAAAAGGCTAAACTGGATGAAAATTATAATGATATAGTTAAGATAGATTACTTGAAAAATATTAAAAGTCAGCTAAACAATGTAATGCATCAACAAATAATGAATCTTCAACAAGAAGATCCAACATTTCTCTCAGAAGAGGAAAAAGAAATTATTGAAAATGCAGATTTTCCATTTGCAAAACTTATGACTGTTGTATTCTCTAAGGATACTGATGAGATGACAGTTGAAGATCAACAAGAATGGAAAACTAACATGAACCAATTTATTAACCAACAATTCATATCTGGTATAATAAACATATATTTCACGATGAAGTTATACAAGGATAATAATTATGTGCGTTTATTCCAAACACCATATAATAAAAAAGAATTATGGGATGAATATGCAGGTAATCATAAAGGATTTTGTGTTGCTTATGACTTCAAACAAATAAAAAGAACTAACGCAATGAATCTTAACAGATTGTTCCCTGTATTATATGTTAAAGAAAAAATATCTGAAGATGAACTGGATTATGATGTATATAATTATCATTGTGCAAGTATTATGAAAGTAAGAAATGAAGTAACAGATTATGATAATGAATGGATGTTCATATACAATCATCATTACACTGAAACAGAATACCGAATGTTAGATAATCTTCTTGAACCAATATATCATAAAACAATGAATAATCCTAAAATTCAACAGATAACATTTAAAAACTATTTAAAAGAAGAAAATGATGAATTAATTTATAAACATGAAGATATAATAAATGACATCCTTAAAATATTAGAATCTGAAGAATTCGATAGTCAAATACATGATGAATTTGAAGAAGTACTTAAAATTACGGATGATGAAATCATGTTTGATTACATGAAACCAGAAGCAATATATCTTGGAATAAAATTCCCTGAAGAAAAAATTGAAAGCTACAAAAACATAGTGGAAAGTACTGGCACAAGAATATTTCAAATCAAAGAAAAAGATGGAAAAATATTTAAATCAATAATATAGTGATAAATATGTCAGGAATATTATACGAAGAATTAGTGGACGTATATGAAAAAATAGGAAGTACAACTCGAAGATTAGAAAAAGAGGAAATAATAGCCAACTTCCTTAAAACAATAAAACATAAAAGTCCAGAAACAACATATGATGTGACATTATTACTTCAGGGGAAAATATTTCCACCATGGAGTGATAAGGAAATGGGAGTTTCCACACAATTAATCATCAAAGCCTTATCCAAAATGCTTGGAGAAAACACTAAATCCATAGAAAATAAGTTAGCATCAGTAGGGGATATGGGTGAGATAACAGAAGAACTGGTATCAAATAACAAGCAAGTCACTTTCTTCAAAGTTCCTCTAACAATAACAAAGGTAATAAACAATCTTAGAAAAACTGAGTCTATCACGGGAAGTAATTCACAAAACAAAAAATTAAACCTCATACTGGAATTATACAGTTCTGCTTCACCATTAGAAGCAAAATATATAACACGTACAATAACAGAAAAACTGAGAATAGGTGTTGGGGAAGGAACGCTTGTGGATGCAATAAGTGATGCATACGGTATAGATAAAGAAATAATTGATAGGGCATACATGTTATCTAATGATCTTGGGGAAGTAGCCACAAGAGCACAAGAATCTATTGGTGCTGTTAAAGAATTATCAATTACTCCCGGAAAACCTATAAAGCCAATGCTTGCCCAATTAAGTCCGGGTATACGGGAAAGTATTGAGGAAATGGGTGAGGTTGTCTGTGAAACTAAATATGATGGGATACGTGTTCAAATCCATAAAATTGGTGATGAAATAAAAATTTTCACTAGACGTTTAGAAAATGTAACTCAAGCATTACCTGAAATAGTGGAATACATAAGAGAAGCATTACCTGATGAAGATTATATAATTGAGGGAGAAGTAATAGCAACAAGAGATAACAAGCCAATATCTTTCCAGTATATTCTTCAAAGAGTTAAACGAAAATATGATGTTGAAAAAATGAGGGAAAAAATTCCTCTGAAAATATTCTTATTTGATGTATTATATTATAAAGAACCTGTGGCAGAACAACCGATTGGTCAGAGAAGGCAATTACTTGAAGAGATAGTGCACACATCAGATGATGTTGAGTTAAGTACTATGAAAGTAGTGTCTTCGGATAATGTGGGTGATGCTGAAGAATTATTTAACTGGTCTATAGATAATGGGCATGAGGGGATTATGTTTAAAGATGTATCAAGTCCTTATTCTCCGGGTAAACGTGGAAAGAATATGTTAAAATTCAAACCAGTTAGGGAAACTTTGGATTGTGTTATAACTGGTGGATTGTATGGTAAGGGAAAAAGAGCTAAATTCTTTGGTTCTTATTTATTATCATTACTTGATAGTCAAACTGGTGAATATAAAACTCTTGTTCATGCTGCAACGGGGATGGATGATGAAATGTTGGCTTCATTAACGGATCGTATGCAACAGTATATCTTATCTACTAATGAACAAATTGTAACATTTAAACCGGCAGTTATTCTTGAAGTAGCGTATAGTGAAATTGTTGAAAGTAATGAGTACGAGGCAGGGTATTCTTTACGTTTTCCAGCTATTAAAAGAGTGAGGGATGATATTGGTTTGGATCAGGTGGATACTTTGGATAAATTAAAACAAATGATTGACTTACAAAATAATTAATTTATAATATTGGTATAAAAATAATAAACATTATCTATAATAAAGACATATATATTATTATAATTATTATGAATGACAAGAAAATATTT
It encodes:
- a CDS encoding carbohydrate kinase family protein; this encodes MKNVDLLVLGHTAFDYIMEVKEFSKINTSAIVDKMEKLHGGAAGNVAVVASKMGLDVGLISCIGKDFKDSEYEQEMIEEGIDISDMIVSEDANTPTAFVLTNPEDEQMFYFYWGAAKEYETSPVPKAAIDQARAVHLATGDPEYNIKAGKYAYESNKLVSFDPGQDLHLYTTKNLEEMIKNCNILFGNEHEIDHICDLLEKSVEDLLEEDINMVIQTLGDKGSIIYAKNEDPINIEVVPTKAVDPTGAGDSYRAAFLSLYLRDNDLKTCGRFASTVSSYIVETQGTQTNIPTADQAFDKMNDIWSETDY
- a CDS encoding heavy metal-binding domain-containing protein, which codes for MFEHKIFTYDNLLLGLSIFSGLLVGSIITGICIYYHLVIFGVNIDVFIAPVVAGFVETFVSMYLRKKSSGAISAIILFFLTNGIGWLFPSQPLTFNIFTVGGFLLMLQAAFPLLINYLIIGIFLAFTYLLGLGGSFIGSKFKNQNDSQLTFSDIEDTAQLKLPILNSKPNVPIAKYHGLICVEDVIEFEEKNRKEQIKYIGSNVENKNILKLNDYAMSRKYILHLLEEQALKLNANAIIEVEFEYTNYNQQIPPDIIIAAYGTAVTIDEQYLD
- the nrdD gene encoding anaerobic ribonucleoside-triphosphate reductase; the protein is MKDPETIQDTYNLNEIHVIKNDGIKEKFSYEKLIKSCIMINIPLGLAEKIAYKVSKEAHDNITTKEIKNLIYKLLKKENTKLADKYYNNNTLRVRTGRDTIEAFDKTKIANTLIQETQTTPKLANKIANEVYKELKKLQLDYLTAPIIREMVNTKLTENGLESLRRKYTRLGMPVYNITSLIENGNKDNANMMHNPETIHKYVADESLKQYTLLNILPHHLADAHMNGTVHIHDLEFFAGRPINCLQHDLRQFIRYGLKVDGTGDHTSVAGSPNHIETLMNHSGEIMLAAQQNMSGGQAMSLWNVFVAPFAAGLPYDKIKQSVEMLIFNLNMAYAARGGQVPFTSVGLEFTVPDFLKNEPAYGPGGKVVGVYGDYEKEVRLLQRAFTEALIKGDSEGKPHLFPNTIYYLRKECLTPEFQEDIDRVHYLSAKFGTAYFINMLPKYMGNHANYMGCRTRLSDNWTGDWEKDCLRTGNLAYVTMNLPRIGYNARDENEIFDYLDDYMKIVEEVLLIRRERALKCLNDYKLLPFLTQKMGEDPYYQVDNSTLSFGFVGLNEMLLAQTGAGLEDPESNKLGHKIIQHINDRADQLKSETGLRWGVIQTPAESTAYRFATMDREKYPDQVICNGDSNASYYTNSSHVPVDTPMSLPEKIKIESEYHPLTQGGHIFHAFMGESYSDPDSLMSLTNKIARKTDIGFWAYSSALSFCINCKTLMKGLQSTCTHCGETKNVEWYDRITGYVQQVGHSESASGGWNAGKKQELIDRKRWEQ
- the polC gene encoding DNA polymerase II large subunit, with protein sequence MDYFKMLEDKTEELYDIAREARKQGKDLELVPEIPLAKDLAERVEGLVGPEGVAKRIKKLEETMSREEVAFQIAKEIATKDDVLGEKNNYEIQEENADSAIRTALAILTEGVVAAPLEGIAKVKIKDNPDGTKCFGVYFAGPIRSAGGTAAALAVLIGDYIRIAQGHDRYKPTDDEIERYVEEVELYESEVTNLQYSPTPEEVRKAVRSIPVEVTGEQTDAIEVQNRDLPRVETNHIRGGALLAIAEGVIQKSRKIVKYANTLGIDGWSWLEYFTAPKADKKEEKKEEEIKEKNVKKPKKKAKYMEDIIGGRPVMSYPGAKGGFRLRYGRTRDSGLASMAIHPATMEIVEFLAIGTQMKIEKPGKGNCVVPCDSVEGPIVKLKNGDVVQVNNVSQAIKIRRDVSEILFLGDMLVAFGEYLRGNIPLDVSAWCEEWWAQEVEVSDYFKETHDDFGIGFKEELELNDLLKLDISAEKAFEIAEKTKTPLHPKYTFYYHDVSKEELNSLHDYIYEYIESPDKVFNVDINRIPIDYHKRILEVLGVPHHVNNNSLIISNDNLYALMKTLNKHLTPDEDTKSIEAINQINEISIKAKAPTYIGGRVGRPEKTKERLMRPAPHSLFPIGNYAGNIRNIVEAAKKGTIKVTLAKCKCTNPTCKVTSFKSICPVCGSRTELESSAAKNIKLGKLLNDAFDSVKVRRLDTVKGVKGLISEDKYPEPLEKGILRALHDVYTYRDGTIRHDSTDLPLTHFIPREISVSVDKILEMGYTEDIYGKPITDENQIVEIKIQDIVVSESCGDYLLKVSQFIDDLLIKYYDMEPFYNAETRTDLIGELVAGLAPHTSAGVLGRIVGYTKASGCYAHPYFHSAKRRNCDSDEDAVMLLLDALLNFGKTYLPSTRGGSMDAPLVLSIRIDPEEIDDESHNIDCMKRIPLEIYHKTEEGGVKPSDVNNLVDNVEGRLGTDAQYSGIMYSHPTSSIHSGPKVCLYKTLQTMTEKVESQIGLAEILRSVDQKGVVEGVINSHFLPDMAGNIRAFSRQKVRCTKCGAKYRRIPLSGQCTCGNDLILSISKGSVLKYLDISKDLAHRYPISPYVVERIDILETAINSLFESDKSKQSSLDIFF
- a CDS encoding DUF2971 domain-containing protein, which produces MLDNSLNKQWKIDFFKVFATEYDNIQVFEKADKKKFEHFPPVIGNFYEKTVSPEELKNICEGKLKIKKAKLDENYNDIVKIDYLKNIKSQLNNVMHQQIMNLQQEDPTFLSEEEKEIIENADFPFAKLMTVVFSKDTDEMTVEDQQEWKTNMNQFINQQFISGIINIYFTMKLYKDNNYVRLFQTPYNKKELWDEYAGNHKGFCVAYDFKQIKRTNAMNLNRLFPVLYVKEKISEDELDYDVYNYHCASIMKVRNEVTDYDNEWMFIYNHHYTETEYRMLDNLLEPIYHKTMNNPKIQQITFKNYLKEENDELIYKHEDIINDILKILESEEFDSQIHDEFEEVLKITDDEIMFDYMKPEAIYLGIKFPEEKIESYKNIVESTGTRIFQIKEKDGKIFKSII
- a CDS encoding ATP-dependent DNA ligase codes for the protein MLYEELVDVYEKIGSTTRRLEKEEIIANFLKTIKHKSPETTYDVTLLLQGKIFPPWSDKEMGVSTQLIIKALSKMLGENTKSIENKLASVGDMGEITEELVSNNKQVTFFKVPLTITKVINNLRKTESITGSNSQNKKLNLILELYSSASPLEAKYITRTITEKLRIGVGEGTLVDAISDAYGIDKEIIDRAYMLSNDLGEVATRAQESIGAVKELSITPGKPIKPMLAQLSPGIRESIEEMGEVVCETKYDGIRVQIHKIGDEIKIFTRRLENVTQALPEIVEYIREALPDEDYIIEGEVIATRDNKPISFQYILQRVKRKYDVEKMREKIPLKIFLFDVLYYKEPVAEQPIGQRRQLLEEIVHTSDDVELSTMKVVSSDNVGDAEELFNWSIDNGHEGIMFKDVSSPYSPGKRGKNMLKFKPVRETLDCVITGGLYGKGKRAKFFGSYLLSLLDSQTGEYKTLVHAATGMDDEMLASLTDRMQQYILSTNEQIVTFKPAVILEVAYSEIVESNEYEAGYSLRFPAIKRVRDDIGLDQVDTLDKLKQMIDLQNN